A region of the Cydia splendana unplaced genomic scaffold, ilCydSple1.2 scaffold_42_ctg1, whole genome shotgun sequence genome:
GCTGCAAGAAACATGCTTCTCACAGCAGTGCCTCAAGTATGGACAGTCGAACCTGTCCGCGATAGAACCCCTAGCTTGGAAAATATGCGAAGTTTCAAATAATAGGGGTAATTTTAGTATGCGGGCGTCGAAGAAACTTAAGTTCTGTTTTAAGCACTAACCTTCcagacgcttcgggccttcgaccttacgcggagctcggctttcggccttcgcattaagacacttgtactattgttctgtgtttgagtaCTAACCTGCCCGACGCATCGAATCTTCGGCCctcggagctcggccttcggccttcgcaactgtgacgtctaggttctgttgttGTATTGCgagataataaataaaactcagttggtcaggcATGTGCTCTGTGACCCGCCTgcacgccatgacagttgacaacagaatgtcgacctgcaggtagttcgcattgcacttttattgtgtaaacgtcacatctcttcctttttataaatgatttatttattttacattatgcGTTAGCTAGGCAACAATAGTTCAATcatctcacatctgtttatcttataactgctaggttaatttagattctaattccgaCTTACTGCCACCGGTCcggaaaacagcgttaacctcagacccgagaagaaccggtagaagaaactcggcgaggtgtatatatatttatttctcaacagttcaacgataaacatttttaacaatatcaACCATGGAATATTTAGAACTCttcctagtatctctctcagttgcttagcggtcagctggaagagaCCCCTTAAAAGGATAAGTTCATCTTTGTACatatttattctattctcttattgTGGCCTCAGTATTGAGCATTTCAGGTACGCCGGGGTCCACTTACCGCGGGTGCTCTCCATGTTCCTGAACCTGTGTATGTGTCATTCGTACTTGCCAACAGCCTTGATGAAGACAATTGTGACCCCAattgtgaaaaataaaacgggGGATTTATCGGATAAAGCGAACTATAGGCCGATCTCACTTGCCACAACCGCCGCGAAGGTGCTCGACAGTATGCTGAATGACAAATTGGATGGATACTTGAAAATAAACGACGCCCAGTTCGGTTTTAGAACGGGTCTGTCAACGGAAAGTGCCATCTTGTGTTTGAAGCATACTGTGGGGTAATACACGGATAGGAAAACACCGATCTATGCCTGCTTCCTAGACCTCTCAAAAGCCTTTGACAGAGTCAACTACAGCATCCTATGGAAGAAAATGAGGGAAGCAGGCATACCGGGTGATGTCACGGGGttgttaaaatattggtaccaTAATCAAACCAATCAGGTGAGATGGGCAGGGGCTCTATCCGATGAATACAAACTGGAGTGTGGAGTACGCCAGGGCGGGTTAACATCTCCGAAGCTGTTTAATATGTACATGAATGACCTGATGGGTGGGCTTGGCAGCATGCATGCGGGCTGCTATATTGAAAATACTTGTATGAACAATATAAGCTATGCCGATGACATGGTGCTGCTGAGTCCGTCTATCGGGGCATTAAGACAACTAGTGGCCAAGtgtgaaaaatatacaaatGAGCACGGACTTTTGTACAACGCTACCAAGAGTGAGATTATGGTTTTTAAGGCGGGTAGAATTAAACCATATTATGTACTTCCAGTGTCTCTTGGTGGAGTTGTACTGAAGGTAGTCAATAGTTTTAAGTACCTGGGCCACATCATAACTGATGATCTTTGTGATGACAGTGATATTGAGAGGGAGCGAAGGGCGTTGTCGGTAAGGGCAAATATGCTGGCCCGCAGGTTTGCTAGATGttcagtgcaggtaaaaataTCGCTGTTTAAAGCATACAACCAATCTTTTTACTCTAGCAACCTGTGGGTAAGGTTTACCAAACGAGCCTATAACGCCCTTCGCATACAGTACAACAACGCCTTTAGAATGCTGTTGGGACTGCCTAGATGGTGCAGTGCGTCGAAGATGTTTGCCGAAACGTATACGGACGGGTTCCATGCGATCATGCGGAAAGAGATCTCATCGCTAATAGGACGCGTCCGTGCTAGTCCGAATGGCATTCTAAAGGTGATTGCGAGCAGATATAATTGTAATATACTGGCACATTGGCTAGATCCGGTCAAGCCTTTAGCGACTTACGTCAAATAGGCTGGCCTGTAGGTTttaagaataatttaatttatttttactaacATAGTATTTAAGTTAGCTTAagatttatttgttttgtaacTAACACGATATGGATGCtttatctgaaataaagaatttgaattgaattgaattgaattgttatgtacttgtttagtgtaataaagtgttttaatacaattatggttttacttttacaatgtcAGTCCCTGTCCTTCTcctttttgcagttttgagtctgctttcttttatttacattgatatggatgcttacacttttctaggtTTTTCCATTAGCATTCAAGTTATATACATGTTTCACACATTAATATCTATTTCGAGagtttccaataaaattgttacaAGCAGGTTGCTTCCTAATAACATCTCGTTcctgtacattatttattggcaacatTGCCAAAGCCAGGccatcgcttcgacaacgaaaagcattatgtctctctatcactcttcgatattagtgcgacagtgacagctgcgttccgatcgctacggagcgtaagcgattggtatcccggctacgcggcctgcgggctcagcacggttccatttttatcgactatcactatgcgcgtccctttcgcacttacatacttgttagaacgtgacaggcatggtgacaagggataaaaacgtgACCGTGCTAAGCCACCTGGTATGATATTTACGCAACCATgatctatacctacctacaaatagatttctattactcaggtataatgatgtaggtacctacatatctgaccgttattattttaaattgcatttgatatattattttattaccgttttttaaTTACAATACTTGCTGAATACAGATCAATACCTATATTGACCTCAATTACATTCAAATATGGTATAACGACTGTTCTGttaatctagcaacttactCATATAATGAATGAGATTATTTATGTCATGAAAACAACTCCAATACCTGCTTACTAATTGGAAGTTGattttagccttgactatagtctacagtagcccttgactacaatatacaGTCTTAATTTGATCATGATTACAgtcacattaattattattatttttatagacattattatgtttgtttccATTAGGttcaatcatttaaaaatatattatagagcaaaactagcacTTGTGTATGTTCATTTTCCTGCCTTGAtggtggcatatattgtttaactctaattatttatattttacaaggaaccaatggaatttcattaccatgaacacggtttcactttactttattatttttccgttgctttaataaaacccgaggccattttgggttttagCTCTTATTTGATACTTAGTACCCATACGATAATTAAACAAAGACTTAAGTAACTAACTCTTTGATAATATATAATGTACTCTTGAAAATATAGAGAGGCTCGATCTGCAacctcaatttacaaggtttgtttgatttttttagtcTCAACCTAAATTAGGCCAACTGTAGTTTGGTGCAATGAAGATCACGtctggtccttacgtttttatacgtacacaataaaaatttcccactaacgtgcctttttattacacttacaAACTTTTTACTACAGAACAAATTCATGGCTATCTGGGTAATTATCCGATATTGATGCCATCACTTGGCATTCCGTTTTACGAACTTGGTTACTATTTTCGTATGTATATGTTTTCACGATTAGGAAcaagtcatatataaagtagcccagtgggagtgcaaggttttcagcatttactttagatacctacacgatgtgtggcattgtgacagacccagcgtctatttatttacctttaaTTTACCTTTGACCTGATTGTCAATTTATAGAATTATGTATTCTTTTGGCACTAtaattagttgattggctttaggtaatttatttatttctggaCTTTTATCTAGTCGGCCTGTCGACTTTTATCGGTATTCATTTAGTCCTAGTgctttgcattttgaattggcctttgtaggcacatttatcacatgccggcacattttatcttttagggggTAGGCGGCGCCATTATCGCAATCCTGTCTACCTGTTTGTCATGTTTGCCCAAAACTCTTTCCGTTGCatcctaacattttatcaatatttattccataatcacttgtttattgtaactgaaaccccTAGATTCAACATTTCTTTTACATCCACGGAGGCTCAATTTTCAACGAATCTGTCAATAAGATCGTTTTCCTtttccgcattgaaatcacatttagaatcattaggaatagattagattagaaattttCACAATCCAGTTCCTGTTGCATCACTCGAATTATGAATTGTTTATACCAAATCTGTTTCTGCGAAAGGTATTAGTATAATTCGTCGACAGCAACTTGCGTACGTGCGTACTTGGAGGAGTGCTCGCAGCTAGCAGGCACACGACACTTAGGCACATTCTAAAGCGTACAATTAAGACATTATTGTAAAACTATCCGTAAGTAAGCACGGAACATGTgcattaggtaagtaccttctaactaCCGAGTTTCTGTACTTAAGGAGTTATCGAAGTAGGTAACACaacgtgtaacaaacagaacaggtaCATATACATAGGATTGGACCCCAAGACATTACATTAAAGTTCGACgagtctttgtgacaataacctgagtttcactctttaacgttaattatagtcacatattactaacaatgttttatatattttttcctgaaatatattaatttttaattttgaagaacttatcatttgcactacatgggccgatatcccatgcagcactcgcggagatttcactccaattgtaggtatttatttatacggaactcgtatcttgcataaactatGCATTAATACCTTTGGCTTTTCAGTCTATGAAACTCGACTTTGCCTGTTTGTCATATTTACAGGTAAGGTTGTTGTTGGGGACAGGGTCTCGCCGCGGCGAAATGGTGAACACAGTAGAACTTTTAACAACTTATATTTGGCTAAGACACACAAAGTACACAAAATAGAGAACTCGAAATGACAGTTATGTGCGTACGTGCGCTCGCACGGATAGCATGGACCGACTGATTTGTCATACGGCGCACATACAAAACTAGAATAGCGGCTCGCGGCCGCTGTTAAAACTACCCTTAAGTTTAGGTTTCTTAATCTACCTAATTATATATTAAAACAACATTTAGcaatataaaatatcaaaatatgagCACGTCGCTAACATTTCTCCACCCTGAGTGCTGACTCAGCACTCAATACCTACTGGAATACGAGCGACGCGCGAAGCAGAACGTTTCAAGGTTCCAGACTTAGTTTTTACCTCGACCACCCTTATGCGGCCGTCTCTGCCAGGGTAGACTTGCTGGATGACGCCTTTCATCCACACGTTCCTCTGCGCAGCGGGATCTACAATGAGAACAAAATCACCTACCTGTAGTGGCTTTTGCTCTTGGGTCCATTTGGTTCTCGGTATGAGGTCTGGCAAAATCTCTTTGACCCACCGTGTCCAGTACATGTCGGCGAGCCTTTGAGACTTACGCCACTGCTTTCGAGAAAAGAGATCGGAGTCATCGAAGCTCCCTACGACAGGTAAGTTTGACGCTTGGCCCataatcagaaaatgattaggtGTCAGCGTCTCTTCGCTGCCAGGCTCCACAGACACATGGGTTAGCGGACGCCCATTCACCATGTTCTCCACCTCGGTCATCAATGTGGAAAGTACCTCGTCTCTAGGGGCGCGCTCCTTCAGGATTACCTTTAACAACGTCTTCACACTCCTGATCAGACGTTCCCACGCCCCACCCCAGTGTGGGCTGGCGGGAGGAATAAAAGTCCATTGTACTCCGTAATTAACACCTTTATTTTTCAGGTCCTCCTCATCCAGTTCCTGCAGTGATCTTTTTAACTCCGTGTCAGCGCCACGTAAGTTTGTCCCATTGTCACTGAATAGGTACTTAGGCCACCCACGTCTGACCGCCATACGCCGAAGAGCCATGATCAGCGAGTCCGAGGTAAGTGAATGAACAAGTTCCAGGTGTATCGCCCGCAGCGTAAGACAAGTGAATAGTACACCGTATCTCAGTTCGTGGCGTCTCCCGACTGTCACCTCCATCGGCCCGAACAGGTCAAGGCCACAGTACGTGAAGGGACGCTAGGCGTGCCTCCGATAAGTTTCCCATTCTAGGTACCTCCGGTTTTGCCTTCTTAATGCGACAAAACATACAACCGGCTACTACAGATTTCACTGTAGGACGTAGTTTAAATAACCAGtatttttgtttcaggtcaTTCACGACTCCCTCGTGGTTTCCATGCGCGGCCTTCTCGTGATAACTTCTGACCAGCAGTCTAGACACCGCATGCTTACCGTCGAGTATAATAGGCCTCTTTGTTTCCAGCGCAACATCTGCTGCGGCATCTATACGGCCACTGCATCGGAGAAGTCCATTTTCATCTAAAAACGGCGATAAATGACGGAGCTTACTGCTGCGGTCCAAAATGTTGCCATTCCTTATGGCGGCTATGTCGTCACCGAATGACTCCTGCTGCGCTTGTTTTAGCAGCAGTTGCTCGGCTCGCGCCATCAGCGCGCAGTCAATGTCCGCAGAACGATGTTTGCACCTCtcaataaattttaaaacagCTGCCAGCCATGAAGAGAATCGCGTGACGTCCGGTACAGGTAAGTCATCCCTTACACTATGAACTATATTAATATACTCTAAAGTAAGTTCATTTATTTCAGGGCTCACCGTATCACTCGGCCATTGCGATTCGTCGGTGTGAAGAAACTCCGGACCATAAAGCCACTCGTTCTTAAATATGGAGTTATCGTGAACCTCTCTTGTAGCTACATCAGCGATGTTTAACTTCGCAGGTATATAACGCCATTCATTGACGCGCGATAACTCGTCTATTTCGCCCAACCGGTTTGCAATGAATATATTGTAGCTGCGAGTATCATTCCGGAGCCAATGCAAAACATACGCCGAGTCGCACCAGAAGTACCGTTGCGCTGTAGTTACTTTATGTTCGCGCAGCACGCTGTCAGCCAATCTCGCTGCCAGTAATGCGCCTTGAAGTTCACATCTGTTTATGGTCAACGGCTTAACAGGTGTGACCTTGCATTTACTGGCAACAAAGGCTACATATATCTGCCCATTTGTAATCCATGCCCATGCCCATCTCCAATATGCTACAGCACACATAGCCTTTGAAGATGAATCCGAAAACAAATGCAGTTGCaagttattataattatttataatacttacaCTTGCAGCGATCGCGCTCGTAGTCGATTTCGGCCCGGAGTGCGGCGTAGCGGCAGGCGTAGCAGCCGTAGCGCTCGTCGTAGCACCGGTATTGTTCGCAGCGAGTGAGCCTCGCtccgtctcactcgcacatatGGATGCTTTCTGATACCATCTAGGTATGCGTATATACCTAGGCGAcctattaattgtaataaatcgAGCCACTTTACCCACCTAGTGTAGATATCGTCGGGAATTTCATCATCCCAGCCAGTGGCTGATCGCCACGTATCCTGGAGCATGATTTTACCCTGTATAGTAAAAGGCGCCAAAAATCCAAATACATCAAAAATAGACATGACTACTTTTAACATAATCCTTTTAGTAGGCCTTTGGTGGCCTAAAACAATCTGCTCAGGGATACGTTTAAGCGATACGTCGAACCCTAACTCGTCCGTGGCCGGGAACCAGATGAGTCCGAGCGTCCGCTCGCCCTCGAACTGCTGATCCATTTTAAACTTTACAGCAGCAGTACCGAGGGTTTCATTTGGCACGCTGTCGAGCACAGATGTACTATTGCTCGTCCAATTGCGGATCTCGAACCCACCTTCTGCGTGTATCTTTGATATTGTACTTACCATTTTTATTGCTGTCTCCTCGTCTGGCAAACTCTGAATGTAGTCGTCTGCGTAGTGAGAGTTGCAGATCGCGTCGACTGCAGCCGGCTCGGTGTGCTCGTGGCGCAgcgcatttttatttttaatgaactgCGCGACAAACGGCGAGCATTTTGCACCGAATATTAGGGATGTCATTACGTACGTTTTGACGGGTTCCGCAGGGTTGTCCCGCCAAAGAAATCTCAGGGCGTCTTGATCTTGTGGGTGGATCTGGATGCGTAGAAACATATCTTTTATGTCTCCGGATACTGCGATACGATTTTCCCTAAAGCGCAGCATGATTCCCCATAGTGACGTCCGTAGATCCGGACCCTTGAGCAGATAGTCGTTTAAACACGAACCCGCGGAACTATCTGCTGCGTCAAAGACTAgccttaacttttttttattagggttGTTCACGCCAAAGTGAGCCAAATGAAATGTCTTTGGCGTGCGCTGAGTGTCCTTTAGTTCCCTggcaaaattattagaaaataaaTGTTGTACTCGCTCTGCATACCTGTTCGCATATTCAGAGTCCCTGGCCATCTTGCGCTCGACTCCTTTTAGCGTTTTTAGTGCATGCGGCAGAGTGACAGGCATCGAGCAGTCCGGATCCTTCCATGGTAAGCCCACGCGCCACCTTCCATTAATAAGTTGGGCGGTACGCTCAAGGTGTTCGACAGCCCTACCGTCGTCCTTATTCTGGCGAGGCTTACCTGCCACTCCTACGGAGTCCAGCTCGAACGCGCGTCGTACCTCTTCATGCAAGTCCTGCAGCGCGCGCTGTTCGCTTCGGTCGCCCGCCGTCATCGGCGGCGCGCCCACCAGCAGGGTGCAGTGAACCGGCCCAACGCTCGCCCCGCGCGTCGCTCCCGACACACGAAGTTTACCATGAATACACCACCCTAAAGGAGAAAGTGTTGCGTACGGCGGCTCATATAATTTACCTGACAATATTTTCAATGGCataattaaatgataattatccttatcaaactgcacaacgggacttaatcgcgtatttaagttttaagatttacctccgacgtttcgaggacggcgttgtccccgtggtctcggagaagactggctcaagttgacatcaacatcttctagccgcgcgagtttttcgaactacccgcacttggtcttgtttatcagtttgaacgttttgcgcactagggatgtcactctgtcgacacacaacactctctcgcgcggctagaagatgttgatgtcaacttgagccagtcttctccgagaccacggggacaacgccgtcctcgaaacgtcggaagtaaatcttaaaacttaaatacgcgattaagtcccgttgtgcagtttgataatgtttaataatcgtgaaagtttaaatcaggaTAATTATCCTGACCAATTAATATTTCTGGCTTAGTAACAACATTTTTAAGTTCGCTctgtattgcatttaaatattgatatttactACAATCAACGAGAGATAAGTCTTGCTCAGGTAAACATAACTCATTAACACTTCGTGCTCTAATAGAATGAACCTTATTATCCTTATCATAAAGCTCCAACTTCACCACTGTGCTATCACATGTTACATCACTTTGTTTCCACGGACCGCACACGTGCATAGATTCGCGAAGCCCGGTAAGTCCGGCGCGCTGGGCTAATTGAGCACTTATTACCGTCACTGAAGAACAATCGTCAAGCATTGCACTACTTTCGATAacattgccgttttttgcacgAATACGTACGGGAACAGTTTTAAGTAGAACTCTGTTGCTACTCGCGGTGACACAGTTCACTACTTCCGGTGTAGGCGCATCAGCTGATCGCGGCGCAGGTTCATGGACCTCGCCGGCGCTCGCCTCCTGACGATTTTTGTTATCGAAGTGCAGAAGTCTGTGATGCATCCCGCCGCAGTCGTCCTTATCGCACACAGGCGCAGGGCATGTTTCTCTCTCATGTCGTGAATCTAAGCATTTAAAGCATATTCCATTGCGTTTAACAAACTGCCACCGCACCTTACGTAATGCCCGCTTAAATGGCTTACATTCGGACAGATTATGATTTGGCTGAGCGCGGCAAAAATGAAACTTATCAGTCTGATCGGTTTTCTTGCCACTTTGTCGTTCGGCTTGTAAGAAAATAGCTTGCGGTCGAACGTTATCGTGTTGTTTTGACTTCTGTTGCTCGGATCGATGACCTTGCAGGTGCATATTAGCAGTAGTAGCTATCTTCACAGCTTCCGTATTTAGAAAATCGGACATAATGCCTAAGCGTGATTTAGTTCCGGCTTTGATTAACGGGTAACTAAAATCTAACCACTTAGACACGAGCACTGTGGGAAGTTTAGATATAAGTAGTGGAACAATACTTAGTCCCTGGACGTATTCTTCGCGTCCCACCACTTTCACGGCTTCGACGAAGTTTTGTACCTTTATCGAAAAGTTAATAATATCTTTTTGGTACTCTGCAGACATAGGCGGCCGCTTTCTAATATCCTGCACGAGTCTGCTAATTATGTATTCCGGATCACCGGGGACTCTCTCTGGTCGCAtcacaacttttgtcatatttgaaattgtcataacactttatgcataaaattgtaagtcataaaaatcttctgtcagaattattcctgagcataactgggtttttgtcataaatgagttgtcataatttttatagtcattaatttaattcgcataaaattttaagtcatatgcttgatatccataattgtttttcgttcgaagtattgcagtgcatagtattaatatagacataaaaaattaagtcatatatcTGTATAGTGgttataatatgttttttt
Encoded here:
- the LOC134805567 gene encoding uncharacterized protein LOC134805567, with the protein product MLRFRENRIAVSGDIKDMFLRIQIHPQDQDALRFLWRDNPAEPVKTYVMTSLIFGAKCSPFVAQFIKNKNALRHEHTEPAAVDAICNSHYADDYIQSLPDEETAIKMVSTISKIHAEGGFEIRNWTSNSTSVLDSVPNETLGTAAVKFKMDQQFEGERTLGLIWFPATDELGFDVSLKRIPEQIVLGHQRPTKRIMLKVVMSIFDVFGFLAPFTIQGKIMLQDTWRSATGWDDEIPDDIYTRWVKWLDLLQLIGRLGIYAYLDGIRKHPYVRVRRSEAHSLRTIPVLRRALRLLRLPLRRTPGRNRLRARSLQV